TCTTTGAAAGAAGAGATTCCGTGTTGATCAGATCTGCAGGAGCCCCTTTATTCCAAAGACGGCCAGGGCCCCTGTCGTAGCCCAGGCGAGCCGAATCGTCCTTCCCCTCAATTCGCCGATCAGCACTTCATAGCTGAAGAAAAAAACGATGATTTTCATCGCAATCGTCCCGGTATGGAATGCGACCATCTGAAAGTCAGGAAGGTTCGGCACAACAAGGGCGACGGCCAGGATCAAGAAGTTCATCGGCGTGCTTTTGAATCCCTTCCGCCTTTTCGTAAAGGTCATGGTGAGGAGTGAGAAAAGGGCCAGGATCCCGAAGGAAAGTGAATAGATCCGGATTGCGCTGCGGGCCAAGACTTGAGGCATTTCAAGTTCGCTCAGGTATACCGTGAAGGGAACAACAAGGTATACGGCTATGCGGACGGCGGAGGAAATCATCGGTCGCATGAACGAGAGGCTGAAAAGGACGAACGACGCCAGAATGAAGGATCCTGAGGAGATGTAAGAGGGAACCTTCCCGGAGAGAAGACAGGTCGCCAAGAAGAGGGTCGGGGTCCCGAAGACTACAACCCTGAAAGAAATCTTTATCAGTTTTCGCTCCATCAGATCCTTGAACCGGCCCCCGGCCCCCCTGTCGATGAGCGGACGGCGCTTGAAACTAAAACCCGTCTTCTCGGTAAAATGGAAGCCCGCCAATACTAAAAATGAAAATCCGCCGTAGAGCCCGAGAATAAACCAGTCCGAATAAAAGCGGAACGTAAAGGCGGAGAGTGTCAGCAGGAACTGGATTCCGTAAATGGTCATCACGGCCTCTTCGTGATGGAGTCCCAGTCGGAGAAGCTTATGGTGAAAGTGGTTTTTATCGGCCAGGAAAGGTGAGCGGCCCTGGGTGATCCTCTCAAGGATTACGGCCAGGGTGTCCAGGACCGGGAATCCCAGGATAAGAACGGGTATCAACGGGCTGAGGGGGCCGCCCTGCTGTGTCAGTCCTATTGAGAGGGTGACGGCCAGGAATCCGAGCAATTGGCTTCCGGAATCTCCCATGAAAACGCT
This sequence is a window from Deltaproteobacteria bacterium. Protein-coding genes within it:
- a CDS encoding undecaprenyl/decaprenyl-phosphate alpha-N-acetylglucosaminyl 1-phosphate transferase, whose protein sequence is MLFFSTLILSLFITFSLIPVFRKLALRIRFLDIPDERKVHTIPTPRCGGLPMALGAMIPVFLHPEGNEMIRAILIGTGIVVFLGLIDDLKNTGYQVKLGGQTAAAFVIIFFGGLKINSLGMLLPEGAVLPDWLSVPLTLLVIVGVTNAVNLSDGLDGLAAGISMMGFALIGYLAYKSEYISIALLAFSMVGAIFGFMPYNTHPASVFMGDSGSQLLGFLAVTLSIGLTQQGGPLSPLIPVLILGFPVLDTLAVILERITQGRSPFLADKNHFHHKLLRLGLHHEEAVMTIYGIQFLLTLSAFTFRFYSDWFILGLYGGFSFLVLAGFHFTEKTGFSFKRRPLIDRGAGGRFKDLMERKLIKISFRVVVFGTPTLFLATCLLSGKVPSYISSGSFILASFVLFSLSFMRPMISSAVRIAVYLVVPFTVYLSELEMPQVLARSAIRIYSLSFGILALFSLLTMTFTKRRKGFKSTPMNFLILAVALVVPNLPDFQMVAFHTGTIAMKIIVFFFSYEVLIGELRGRTIRLAWATTGALAVFGIKGLLQI